Below is a window of 'Nostoc azollae' 0708 DNA.
TAGAACCTTAAGGTCATTCTCTGCGTCCTGGAATGACTCCTTGGCTGCAAGTAATAAACAGTACTTTTTACCCAATGGGCTAAATCACCTATACGGTTCTCTCCCCAAAGGAGATGCTTATTTGTTAGTGACTTTAACCTTACCAATGCAACTCCTTATTGTCCGTGTTTTACCTTTGTTGTGACAGTCTTTTCTCCGACAAAAAAAGGCGCTTTTCGGACTGACATGTTCTAAAACCTGGTCGCCTACAGATGTTTCGATGCCCTCAAATGTTTCGACTTTGTCGGGTGGGGTATTTTTATAAAAGATTTTGGCTATCTCTTTGATGTGAGTTTCTAAAACTTTTTGATCTTCTGCTGTCATTGTTCTAAACCATACTCTCTGATTCCCATAATTTTCATTCCCATAATTTTCTCAGTTATGGACCGCATTGGTATAGTCCCCCCTTAATTCGCGAGGCATCATCGCGAATTATTTCTCCTTTCTTTCATCTTCTTCCCAAATTGGGATGCTCCCCTAGAGTATGACACTTTAGACTTTTAAAACATCCTCTCAGAATGTTTGAGAAATTGCTTAATTATCAAATAGCTATTTTTGGTGTTAGTCTGAAAAAGCTGACTGCTGATAGCTGAATCCTGACAAAAATAAATTTCAGTAATAAATCCCTGACCTTTGTAAAAAACTTGGGTATCTGAGCATTTATGGTGAAGGTGCTAGAGATGATAAAACTTGAATTAATTGATAATCTTTCACACTACCAACAACGCGATAACTTTTAACTAAATTACCAGAATTAGGCGTATAAATCCAAGCATAACTCAAAGGTGGTAATTGAGAAACAGACTTTACTTCCTGACCATGAATAGGAGTATAAAAATTAATCAATACAGCATTTTTACCCTCTAAATTCACAAAAGAGACCGGATGATTTTGGAGAATTTTCACAATAGATTGTTGGTGAAAAAATATTCTAAATGCAGGATTAAAATCTCCTAACAAACCTAAACTACCAGCCGTAGCTATAGATAGCCAACTTGTTATTAACCAACCACTCACCCAGTAAGGAGCCGTAAGAAAATTTTGATGAAGAGAGTAACGTAAAATCCAAATTAAAGGCACAATTAAGCAACCTAACCCTGTGACTAAAGCCACAATGGCATATTTTTTAATATCAACCAAATTTGCAACTAAAACCACTATACCAGCTATTATTAAGATAATGCCTAGAACACCAAAAGAATAGCTGATATTTCTAGGAAGATGGGCATTAATTTTATTCGCTTTTCCTTCTTGGTAAATTTTTGCTAACCAATCTAACCCCACAGCCGCCAACATAGCGATAAAGGGATATAAACAAAGACTATAGTGCATTAACCGAGTGGAAAATATAGTGATTTCTGTAAATAGAAATATTGGAAAACCTACTAATAGTAGTTGGTACCGAGAGATGGGTTTACGAATTACTAAAACTAACCCTAAAATGCTGAATAAACACCAAGGAAAAGATTTTAACGGCACATTCCACAAATAGTAAAGTATGCCATTACC
It encodes the following:
- a CDS encoding glycosyltransferase family 39 protein; this encodes MLYKLPLFVAIKQRILLLKQFPHISLLIWLIPLLLFTSGETSLMAHDETLYARRARLIFDSGDWIAPWKTAHHKTPGFYWLIAIFYQLFGVSDTSARIPSMIAGILSILVIYEIAKILLYQKLAYLSAAILSVEFLWLQYCRLTAPDVPMILLVCLAILCLLKAEIYPKYRVIYGFIVGVSFGLGFLMRSFMICLPIAALLPYLIWEHRRHRHLTNPMLYLGGLVGLIPTLVWLWFNWQRYGGDSVGHLLGFVAELGSSKRPGNGILYYLWNVPLKSFPWCLFSILGLVLVIRKPISRYQLLLVGFPIFLFTEITIFSTRLMHYSLCLYPFIAMLAAVGLDWLAKIYQEGKANKINAHLPRNISYSFGVLGIILIIAGIVVLVANLVDIKKYAIVALVTGLGCLIVPLIWILRYSLHQNFLTAPYWVSGWLITSWLSIATAGSLGLLGDFNPAFRIFFHQQSIVKILQNHPVSFVNLEGKNAVLINFYTPIHGQEVKSVSQLPPLSYAWIYTPNSGNLVKSYRVVGSVKDYQLIQVLSSLAPSP